In a genomic window of Aricia agestis chromosome 2, ilAriAges1.1, whole genome shotgun sequence:
- the LOC121735592 gene encoding chorion class B protein PC10-like → MVAKAVLVLCALALLAQSISAQCLGTLGLGAINAPCAAVAPLGIGACGAWDIAGPARALAASNGPGLAISSASPISPVGVSVASENAIEGALAVAGALPFLGTVGLEGVLPTAGAGNVAYNCGNGAVAITAEDIAAANVGLGIGALGLGAGALGLGAGPLGLAAGPLGIGAGSLGIGTGPLGVGALGLGMGGCGCGGIIV, encoded by the exons ATGGTCGCCAAGGCTGTTCTCGTCCTCTGTGCCCTCGCACTCCTCGCCCAG AGCATCTCCGCTCAGTGTCTGGGCACTCTGGGCCTGGGTGCTATCAACGCCCCGTGCGCTGCTGTCGCTCCTCTGGGAATCGGCGCTTGTGGAGCTTGGGACATCGCCGGACCCGCTCGTGCCCTCGCCGCCTCCAACGGCCCCGGCCTCGCCATCTCCAGCGCCTCCCCCATCTCCCCGGTCGGCGTGTCCGTAGCCTCCGAGAACGCCATCGAGGGCGCCCTGGCCGTCGCCGGAGCTCTGCCGTTCCTGGGCACCGTCGGTCTCGAGGGAGTGCTGCCCACCGCCGGCGCCGGTAACGTGGCCTACAACTGCGGTAACGGAGCCGTCGCCATCACCGCGGAGGACATCGCCGCCGCTAACGTCGGTCTCGGTATCGGCGCCCTCGGTCTCGGAGCTGGTGCTCTGGGGCTCGGCGCCGGTCCCCTGGGCTTGGCCGCCGGCCCCCTTGGTATCGGAGCCGGCTCTCTCGGTATCGGTACCGGCCCTCTCGGTGTGGGAGCTCTCGGCCTCGGTATGGGAGGTTGCGGCTGCGGTGGTATCATCGTATAA
- the LOC121735736 gene encoding chorion class A proteins Ld24-like, with translation MSRFAFVVLACLLQNVYSQCIGAGWPTAIGAPCGCGAELVGPLGLGIAGPAGLGLAGPLGLGIAGPASLGLAGPLGLGVAGPAYGGVGIGEVAVAGELGVAGNTAVAGQVPILGAVEFGGIVPAGGAVSIGGSCACGCNGPYLY, from the exons ATGTCTCGCTTCGCCTTCGTCGTCCTCGCCTGCCTGCTCCAG AATGTATACAGCCAGTGCATCGGCGCGGGCTGGCCGACCGCCATCGGCGCGCCGTGCGGCTGCGGCGCCGAGCTGGTCGGCCCCCTCGGCCTGGGCATCGCCGGCCCCGCCGGTCTCGGCCTCGCCGGTCCCCTCGGCCTCGGCATCGCCGGCCCCGCTAGCCTGGGTCTGGCCGGCCCCCTCGGCCTGGGCGTCGCCGGTCCCGCATACGGCGGCGTCGGCATCGGCGAGGTGGCCGTGGCCGGCGAGCTGGGAGTGGCCGGTAACACCGCCGTGGCCGGCCAGGTGCCCATCCTCGGCGCCGTGGAGTTCGGCGGCATCGTGCCCGCCGGCGGCGCGGTCTCCATCGGCGGCAGCTGCGCCTGCGGCTGCAACGGCCCCTACCTCTACTAA
- the LOC121735601 gene encoding chorion class B protein PC10-like, with the protein MVAKAVLVLCALALLAQSISAQCLGTLGLGAINAPCAAVAPLGIGACGAWDIAGPARALAASNGPGLAISSASPISPVGVSVASENAIEGALAVAGALPFLGTVGLEGVLPTAGAGNVAYNCGNGAVAITAEDIAAANVGLGIGALGLGAGALGLGAGPLGLAAGPLGIGAGSLGIGTGPLGVGALGLGMGGCGCGGIIV; encoded by the exons ATGGTCGCCAAGGCTGTTCTCGTCCTCTGTGCCCTCGCACTCCTCGCCCAG AGCATCTCCGCTCAGTGTCTGGGCACTCTGGGCCTGGGTGCTATCAACGCCCCGTGCGCTGCTGTCGCTCCTCTGGGAATCGGCGCTTGTGGAGCTTGGGACATCGCCGGACCCGCTCGTGCCCTCGCCGCCTCCAACGGCCCCGGCCTCGCCATCTCCAGCGCCTCCCCCATCTCCCCGGTCGGCGTGTCCGTAGCCTCCGAGAACGCCATCGAGGGCGCCCTGGCCGTCGCCGGAGCTCTGCCGTTCCTGGGCACCGTCGGTCTCGAGGGAGTGCTGCCCACCGCCGGCGCCGGTAACGTGGCCTACAACTGCGGTAACGGAGCCGTCGCCATCACCGCGGAGGACATCGCCGCTGCTAACGTCGGTCTCGGTATCGGCGCCCTCGGTCTCGGAGCTGGTGCTCTGGGGCTCGGCGCCGGTCCCCTGGGCTTGGCCGCCGGCCCCCTTGGTATCGGAGCCGGCTCTCTCGGTATCGGTACCGGCCCTCTCGGTGTGGGAGCTCTCGGCCTCGGTATGGGAGGTTGCGGCTGCGGTGGTATCATCGTATAA
- the LOC121735721 gene encoding chorion class A proteins Ld24-like: MSRFAFVVLACLLQNVYSQCIGAGWPTAIGAPCGCGAELVGPLGLGIAGPAGLGLAGPLGLGIAGPASLGLAGPLGLGVAGPAYGGVGIGEVAVAGELGVAGNTAVAGQVPILGAVEFGGIVPAGGAVSIGGSCACGCNGPYLY, from the exons ATGTCTCGCTTCGCCTTCGTCGTCCTCGCCTGCCTGCTCCAG AATGTATACAGCCAGTGCATCGGCGCGGGCTGGCCGACCGCCATCGGCGCGCCGTGCGGCTGCGGCGCCGAGCTGGTCGGCCCCCTCGGCCTGGGCATCGCCGGCCCCGCCGGTCTCGGCCTCGCCGGTCCCCTCGGCCTCGGCATCGCTGGCCCCGCTAGCCTGGGTCTGGCCGGCCCCCTCGGCCTGGGCGTCGCCGGCCCCGCATACGGCGGCGTCGGCATCGGCGAGGTGGCCGTGGCCGGCGAGCTGGGAGTGGCCGGTAACACCGCCGTGGCCGGCCAGGTGCCCATCCTCGGCGCCGTGGAGTTCGGCGGCATCGTGCCCGCCGGCGGCGCGGTCTCCATCGGCGGCAGCTGCGCCTGCGGCTGCAACGGCCCCTACCTCTACTAA